Proteins encoded in a region of the Dreissena polymorpha isolate Duluth1 chromosome 6, UMN_Dpol_1.0, whole genome shotgun sequence genome:
- the LOC127836636 gene encoding uncharacterized protein LOC127836636 yields the protein MRSVNARGPLSAARAIADSMRRVHVEALQNDIQMTLDPREKSEFCYVPVPFVSSTYPDICENHLSVTRTAEFFQKTGALVLIASVNKELIDCVLEKATRLKEVGMTSSLHSRL from the exons ATGAGATCCGTTAATGCACGTGGTCCACTGTCGGCTGCACGTGCAATCGCTGATAGCATGAGACGCGTGCACGTGGAGGCGCTTCAG AACGACATTCAAATGACCTTAGACCCACGGGAGAAGTCTGAGTTTTGCTATGTACCTGTACCGTTCGTGTCGAGCACTTACCCAGACATATGTGAAAACCACTTGTCCGTTACCCGCACAGCAGAATTCTTTCAGAAGACCGGTGCCTTGGTACTGATTGCGAGCGTAAATAAGGAATTAATTGACTGTGTTTTAGAAAAGGCAACTAGGCTTAAAGAAGTTGGCATGACGTCATCACTGCATTCCAGACTGTGA
- the LOC127835560 gene encoding protein PIF-like: protein MTKLAVILAVALCSITTQAKPLDEVCSHLSLENGVGFVRHEDCDKFIQCYKDGLGKLVGIVQQCGFGTEWNQELLTCVASSISTCPPASDKCYQLRNGNVRKAIGNCRGYWVCNNGDSIPKCCPMGQYYNEATGCTNVDNDTECNARCFNDNSFPEELNATTEMTTTTKQPCITKRAIPGISNQYEEYIVALGWISRPCQAGLQYVQDDCDCTQVVSVPKPTACTREIYLSFNDNHYDQSGKNNYVQNENVVIENGKAIFNGLNSQLIIPRFTNVDASSIVLRVSYTSDHKSLTQPQTILSDSNCLNGMSVVIAEDINAVYYTVGTNIQDTKFDNTVALNQTVSLEKDIALSFHQGVLTGKLGNEETVLRNIPGDLRSVHCALHIGDSDGVIGGRFKGEIDELSIYLCA, encoded by the coding sequence ATGACGAAACTCGCTGTGATATTAGCCGTGGCCTTGTGTTCCATCACAACGCAAGCAAAGCCTCTGGACGAAGTTTGCTCCCATTTGTCATTGGAAAACGGCGTCGGATTCGTACGTCACGAAGACTGCGACAAGTTCATCCAGTGCTACAAGGATGGGCTCGGAAAACTAGTTGGCATAGTACAACAATGCGGCTTCGGCACCGAATGGAACCAGGAACTCCTTACTTGCGTGGCTTCTTCAATCTCCACATGTCCACCAGCATCGGATAAATGTTACCAGTTGAGAAATGGCAACGTGCGCAAAGCCATCGGTAACTGCAGGGGTTACTGGGTGTGCAATAACGGCGATTCTATTCCAAAATGCTGCCCTATGGGTCAGTATTATAATGAAGCCACTGGGTGCACAAACGTGGACAACGACACCGAATGCAATGCTAGATGCTTCAATGATAACTCATTCCCAGAAGAATTGAATGCTACTACAGAAATGACCACGACGACAAAACAGCCATGCATTACCAAGCGAGCTATCCCAGGCATTTCGAACCAATACGAGGAGTACATTGTCGCTTTGGGATGGATATCCCGACCTTGCCAAGCAGGTCTCCAGTACGTACAAGATGACTGTGACTGCACACAGGTCGTTTCTGTCCCAAAGCCCACCGCATGCACTCGCGAAATCTATCTGTCGTTTAACGATAACCATTACGACCAGTCCGGTAAGAATAACTACGTCCAAAACGAAAACGTCGTCATCGAAAACGGCAAGGCCATTTTCAACGGTCTGAATAGCCAGCTGATTATCCCGCGATTCACAAACGTCGACGCATCTTCAATTGTCTTAAGAGTCTCCTACACCTCTGACCACAAAAGTCTTACCCAACCGCAAACAATTTTGTCTGACAGCAACTGCTTAAATGGAATGTCAGTAGTCATCGCTGAAGACATCAATGCAGTGTATTACACCGTGGGGACGAACATACAGGACACAAAGTTTGACAACACCGTCGCCCTGAACCAGACGGTGTCCCTTGAGAAGGATATCGCCTTAAGCTTCCACCAGGGAGTCCTCACAGGGAAGCTGGGAAATGAGGAAACGGTGTTGCGCAATATACCCGGGGATCTTCGCAGCGTTCACTGCGCTCTTCACATTGGTGACTCTGACGGAGTCATTGGTGGCCGGTTCAAGGGAGAAATCGACGAATTATCCATCTACCTTTGCGCATAA